A genomic segment from Luteolibacter ambystomatis encodes:
- a CDS encoding autotransporter-associated beta strand repeat-containing protein: protein METQIPCFTGGAARLSRYLPLILLGSAPAAFAQYHAFTGVQSNSDCIMQDYRSPNVPGGIYDAIHQENVSSSDGGSGYFYGGYTHQNQGGTKTLVQYVCWPASGGTPSYAQQIPVFAGANMVGNIQIGEGSSCSIKGYWPQFSSSQWYRSVVRYWQPADGTAHVGFQGMWMKEPVSGNWYHLGTFQYPFAVTGVNGMSGWQENFTGYTGDYVVDHANGYYHKSGVWNRANQVRFTSNGYSSIFDPGTNTVARSQVGPTYTASYNNPITLTLSGQPAAPTFDPIVVSSSSATTYGTQLLVKWDMPPTSSPQLSYKIEVFNNASYTGTASLTFTENEPERRQKMLDVSGIATPYVRLTISDIFYNSGTPILITPTAAALASATSPSGTVAGLNYQYYQATSGTWTALPDFTTLTAARQGAVAIPDATPRLRRNDYGFNYSGYFNAASDGLYAFTLRSGDGSTLVIDGTTVIDFDGLHDSTQFKSGAIALAAGKHTLQLKYFRGAVNPVHTTAYNDGVGLSYEGPGITLADVPASAFSRTPGASEPVITMSAPANGATVVNSSPGLSAAVTANGATINSVQFYMTGDKPYYPRVDNSAGYFIGQDTTAPYEFNSQVWTAGTNQVRARLVYNGNRTIDSEPITITTTNTALGSWTWDPLEVHNYSTGASVQGDKVSLIGDGMNMMTRQATGDCTIIGHLASLPANTAGPDGVAPDSDWRAGFILRSTRNATVGEPLGNGSSTRFAAMFSNVGGGTYFEDHTMTNGNGDANRWSSNLGGANRWYKIQRVGDVFTSSVSSDGANWSVVNTITLSGFGSTVYAGPFIHAVQSENPNVHTASFDSISIMGPNVSGPASVSVSPSTNAVVNGLPATFTSSVIGAVPASYQWQFNGVDIPGATSSTYAISSVSAANAGSYTVVANGVTSAAATLTISYPAGSGVWTNTAGGSWVTTTNWSGSTIASGTDAAADFSTLSLTADRTVSLNGARTVGVLVFDDLNATKHTWTLATGSAGPITLATSSGTPDIAVKTPTIISAVIAGNQGLDKTGSGYLTLSGTSTFTGTAQVNAGTLEVQKKSGDVPYTIAQGATLKIGYSTGGGYANTNLTLRGNGTAATTGLYLAGGTTYNSSGQIVLQSAPTTIRQYGSGAAKIGMYDINGTGLWCTGDASGSIIDANIQMVSSGYGMSVQTDAGAATATGDLVINGPLSAGSLGFYKRGTGSVRLNGTATASNLGVKAEGGTVICGITNCLGSAATVPISSGATVALNGFSQTVASISTVSGATLTFGGTGTLTTASSSLAGSLQMTLNKGASPANSKLTLTTGTLTYGGTLSVNSIGATAFAVGDSFQLFSASTYGGSFTSISLPQLPLGLIWDTSTIATDGTIKVADPGTCFWNGGGADTSWSTAGNWNGVLPVNGQLLTFQGSTKLTSTNNLLTAIGQVTFASSGFSLSGNAVTLQGGLINQTGTNTWAIPTTLLADQTFLSNAGTLTVSGTVNTSGKDLTLDGAGAITLSGVISGAGDLIKNGTGTSTLTAQNTFTGTVTVNAGTLRANGGNNTLGSLGSASSITINNGGTISVGTSDNGFTGSSNSAAKTVQINTGGLLTNTGSTTNHLNAIVMNGGTLSATTANTTYGNWNFDRGISTLGNGTTSTITGGNAALTQTGGTVFNVGTGDTLDVPVLLAHVTGSGDTGVVKSGAGTLSLTNANTYTGGTIVNGGILAASSVTDAGGAIGKYTSGTPGALTISNGAVFKLTGTTAQTTARNLWINTGTSGIIDVTSPGSLSFTGTGGAITDPLTKTGTGSLQINDAITGTASVTVSGGTLRLGTSNSSYSGGTTIANGILELNGSNDASGKITGVIGISATGTLKLSSANALGYNGTQVTALNVNGGLIDNVAAGDNGWGQAFNLTGGTMRSNGGTSSGTATQLFSIGNGTTINSFASATTSVVAGRLTMRQSSTTFSVEDGTAAVDLDVSAAMTENATNSGIVKTGAGVLRLGGTNSYAGTTTVANGTLNLTGSIAAGAVTVQSGGTLTGTGNLGGATTVQGGGSIAPGTNAIGTLTVNNALTLAGTTRMEIAKTGTTLTADKLTGLTTVTYGGTLQVASLGPDALAAGDTFQLFSATSRAGSFATLSLPALASGLAWDTSALASTGSITVVSSATVAYNAWASNLTPGVNDAKDQDPDRDGLNNLGEFAFASNALSGTNTGKIVTKASVIGGEKCVVLTLPVRNGAQFSGTGAQISAPVDGVIYQIEGSTDFAIWNLGIAELTGTAADPYKANMPTLDNGWSYRCFRTLGNLQKSFLRAKASESPAAQ, encoded by the coding sequence ATGGAAACCCAGATTCCGTGTTTTACCGGCGGAGCGGCGCGCTTGTCGCGATACCTGCCGCTCATCCTTCTTGGCTCTGCTCCGGCAGCTTTCGCCCAATACCACGCCTTCACCGGCGTGCAGAGCAACTCGGACTGCATCATGCAGGACTACCGCTCGCCGAACGTGCCGGGCGGCATCTATGATGCGATCCACCAGGAGAATGTGAGCAGCTCCGATGGCGGCTCCGGATATTTCTACGGCGGCTATACCCACCAGAACCAAGGAGGCACCAAGACGCTGGTGCAGTATGTCTGCTGGCCGGCGAGTGGCGGCACTCCGTCCTATGCGCAACAGATCCCGGTATTCGCCGGAGCGAACATGGTCGGCAACATCCAGATCGGCGAGGGCAGCAGTTGCTCGATCAAGGGATATTGGCCGCAGTTCTCATCGAGCCAGTGGTACCGTTCGGTGGTGCGCTACTGGCAACCCGCGGACGGCACGGCGCATGTCGGTTTCCAAGGGATGTGGATGAAGGAACCGGTGAGCGGAAACTGGTACCATCTCGGCACCTTCCAATACCCCTTCGCCGTCACCGGCGTGAACGGCATGAGCGGCTGGCAGGAAAACTTCACCGGCTATACCGGCGACTATGTCGTGGATCACGCCAACGGCTACTATCACAAAAGCGGTGTCTGGAACCGGGCCAACCAGGTCCGTTTCACTTCGAACGGATACTCGAGCATCTTTGATCCCGGCACCAACACGGTGGCGCGTTCGCAAGTGGGGCCGACCTACACCGCGTCCTATAACAATCCCATCACCCTCACTCTCTCCGGACAGCCGGCCGCGCCGACCTTCGATCCGATCGTGGTCAGCAGTTCGAGCGCCACGACCTATGGCACGCAGTTGCTGGTGAAGTGGGACATGCCGCCGACCAGCTCGCCGCAGCTCAGCTACAAGATCGAGGTCTTCAACAATGCCAGCTACACGGGCACCGCCTCGCTGACCTTCACCGAGAACGAACCAGAACGACGGCAGAAGATGCTGGATGTCTCCGGCATCGCCACGCCTTACGTCCGGCTGACGATCTCGGATATTTTCTATAACAGCGGCACACCGATCCTCATCACGCCGACCGCCGCCGCGTTGGCCTCGGCGACTTCGCCATCGGGCACCGTCGCGGGTCTGAACTACCAATACTATCAGGCGACCTCCGGCACTTGGACGGCCCTGCCGGATTTCACCACGCTCACTGCGGCACGCCAGGGTGCGGTCGCGATCCCGGACGCCACTCCACGTCTGCGTCGCAACGACTATGGCTTCAACTACAGCGGCTACTTCAATGCCGCATCCGATGGATTGTATGCGTTCACCCTCCGCTCCGGTGACGGCAGCACGCTGGTGATCGATGGTACCACCGTCATTGACTTCGATGGCCTGCACGATTCCACCCAGTTCAAAAGCGGCGCCATCGCGCTCGCCGCGGGCAAGCACACGCTGCAACTGAAATACTTCCGCGGTGCGGTCAATCCGGTCCACACCACCGCCTACAATGATGGCGTCGGACTGAGCTACGAGGGTCCTGGTATCACTCTGGCGGACGTTCCGGCCTCCGCCTTCTCCCGCACACCGGGCGCGAGCGAACCGGTCATCACCATGAGCGCCCCGGCCAACGGAGCGACGGTGGTGAACTCCAGCCCGGGCTTGAGCGCGGCTGTGACGGCCAATGGCGCGACGATCAACAGCGTCCAGTTCTACATGACCGGAGACAAGCCCTACTACCCCAGGGTCGACAACTCGGCGGGCTATTTCATCGGCCAGGACACCACCGCTCCCTACGAATTCAACTCGCAGGTCTGGACGGCGGGCACGAACCAGGTGCGCGCGCGTCTGGTCTACAATGGCAACCGCACGATCGATTCGGAGCCCATCACCATCACCACGACCAATACCGCACTCGGCTCCTGGACCTGGGACCCGCTCGAGGTTCACAACTACTCGACCGGAGCCAGCGTCCAAGGGGACAAGGTTTCGCTCATCGGTGATGGCATGAACATGATGACCCGCCAGGCCACCGGTGACTGCACGATCATCGGCCACCTCGCCAGCCTGCCTGCCAACACCGCTGGGCCGGACGGTGTCGCCCCGGATTCGGACTGGCGCGCGGGGTTCATCCTTCGCAGCACCCGCAACGCAACCGTGGGCGAGCCGCTCGGCAATGGCAGCAGCACCCGCTTCGCCGCGATGTTCAGCAATGTCGGCGGCGGCACCTATTTCGAGGATCACACCATGACCAACGGCAATGGCGACGCCAACCGCTGGTCGAGCAATCTCGGTGGCGCCAACCGCTGGTATAAGATCCAGCGCGTCGGCGATGTGTTCACGAGCTCGGTTTCCTCGGATGGAGCCAACTGGAGCGTGGTCAACACGATCACGCTCTCAGGGTTCGGCTCGACCGTCTACGCCGGACCTTTCATCCACGCCGTCCAATCGGAGAACCCGAACGTCCACACCGCCAGCTTCGACAGCATCAGCATCATGGGGCCTAATGTCAGCGGCCCGGCCAGTGTTTCGGTCAGCCCCTCGACGAATGCCGTGGTCAACGGTCTGCCCGCCACCTTCACCTCGTCCGTCATTGGTGCGGTGCCTGCCAGCTACCAGTGGCAGTTCAACGGGGTCGACATCCCGGGCGCTACCAGCTCCACCTACGCCATCTCCAGCGTGAGCGCGGCCAATGCGGGCAGCTACACGGTGGTGGCCAATGGCGTCACCAGCGCCGCGGCCACACTCACCATCAGCTATCCGGCGGGCTCCGGCGTGTGGACCAACACCGCCGGCGGTTCGTGGGTCACGACGACCAACTGGAGTGGCAGCACCATCGCCAGCGGCACCGATGCCGCTGCGGATTTCAGCACACTGAGCCTGACCGCGGACCGCACTGTCTCACTCAATGGCGCGCGGACTGTCGGTGTCCTCGTCTTCGATGATCTGAACGCGACCAAGCACACATGGACGCTCGCAACCGGCAGCGCCGGACCCATCACCCTCGCCACCAGCAGCGGCACGCCGGACATCGCGGTCAAGACTCCCACCATCATCAGCGCGGTGATCGCGGGCAACCAGGGCCTCGATAAGACCGGCAGCGGTTACCTCACACTCAGCGGCACCAGCACCTTCACCGGCACCGCCCAGGTCAATGCAGGCACGCTGGAGGTTCAGAAGAAATCCGGCGATGTCCCCTACACCATCGCCCAGGGAGCCACGCTCAAGATCGGCTACAGCACCGGCGGCGGCTATGCGAATACCAACCTCACCCTCCGCGGCAATGGCACCGCGGCCACCACCGGTCTCTATCTCGCAGGCGGCACCACCTACAATTCCAGCGGCCAGATCGTCCTCCAATCCGCGCCGACGACCATCCGCCAATACGGCAGCGGAGCCGCCAAGATCGGCATGTACGACATCAATGGTACCGGGCTCTGGTGTACAGGCGATGCCTCCGGCTCCATCATCGATGCCAATATCCAGATGGTCAGCTCCGGCTACGGCATGTCCGTGCAGACGGATGCCGGTGCGGCAACCGCCACCGGCGACCTGGTCATCAATGGCCCGCTCAGCGCCGGCAGCCTGGGCTTCTACAAACGCGGCACGGGATCGGTCCGGCTCAATGGCACCGCCACGGCTTCCAACCTCGGCGTCAAAGCGGAAGGAGGCACCGTGATCTGCGGCATCACGAACTGCCTGGGCTCGGCCGCCACCGTTCCGATCTCCTCGGGAGCCACGGTGGCGTTGAACGGCTTCTCGCAGACGGTTGCGTCCATCAGCACCGTTTCCGGAGCCACGCTCACATTCGGAGGCACCGGCACGCTGACCACAGCCAGCTCCTCGCTGGCGGGCTCGCTGCAGATGACACTCAACAAGGGAGCCTCCCCTGCCAATAGCAAGCTCACTCTCACCACCGGCACGCTGACCTACGGCGGAACGCTCTCGGTCAACTCGATTGGAGCTACTGCGTTTGCCGTAGGAGACAGCTTCCAGCTTTTCAGTGCGTCCACCTACGGCGGCTCGTTTACCTCCATCAGCCTGCCACAGCTCCCGCTCGGCCTGATCTGGGACACCAGCACGATTGCCACCGATGGCACGATCAAGGTCGCCGATCCGGGCACCTGTTTCTGGAACGGCGGCGGTGCGGACACCTCCTGGAGCACGGCGGGCAACTGGAACGGAGTGCTGCCGGTGAACGGCCAGTTGCTGACCTTCCAGGGCAGCACGAAATTGACCTCCACCAACAACCTCCTCACCGCGATCGGCCAGGTCACCTTCGCCAGCAGCGGATTCAGCCTTTCCGGAAACGCGGTCACGCTCCAGGGCGGCCTCATCAACCAGACCGGCACGAACACCTGGGCGATCCCGACGACCCTGCTGGCCGACCAAACCTTCCTGAGCAACGCCGGCACGCTGACCGTGAGCGGCACGGTGAACACCAGCGGCAAGGACCTCACGCTCGATGGCGCGGGGGCCATCACCCTTTCCGGCGTCATTTCCGGTGCGGGTGATCTCATCAAGAACGGCACCGGGACATCCACCCTCACCGCTCAGAACACCTTCACCGGGACCGTGACGGTGAATGCCGGGACCCTCCGTGCGAACGGTGGCAACAACACCTTGGGATCCCTCGGTTCCGCCTCCTCCATCACCATCAACAATGGCGGCACGATCTCGGTCGGCACCAGTGACAACGGTTTCACGGGCTCTTCGAACTCCGCGGCGAAAACCGTGCAAATCAACACCGGCGGCCTGCTCACCAATACCGGCAGCACCACCAACCATCTGAACGCGATCGTGATGAACGGTGGCACGCTTTCCGCAACCACCGCCAATACGACCTATGGCAACTGGAACTTCGACCGCGGGATCTCCACCCTTGGCAATGGCACCACTTCCACCATCACCGGCGGCAATGCCGCTCTGACCCAAACCGGCGGCACCGTCTTCAATGTCGGCACCGGAGACACGCTCGATGTCCCCGTGCTGCTGGCCCATGTCACCGGTTCCGGCGACACCGGCGTGGTGAAAAGCGGAGCAGGCACCCTGTCCCTGACCAATGCCAACACCTATACCGGTGGCACCATCGTAAATGGCGGAATCTTGGCCGCCTCCTCGGTGACGGATGCCGGCGGCGCGATCGGCAAATACACCTCCGGCACTCCCGGCGCGCTGACGATCTCAAATGGCGCGGTCTTCAAATTGACCGGCACGACCGCCCAGACCACCGCCCGCAACCTCTGGATCAACACGGGCACCAGTGGCATCATCGACGTGACCTCCCCGGGCAGCCTGAGCTTCACCGGCACCGGTGGAGCGATCACCGATCCGCTCACCAAGACCGGCACGGGCAGCCTCCAGATCAATGACGCCATCACCGGCACCGCTTCCGTGACGGTCAGTGGCGGCACTCTGCGGCTCGGCACCAGCAACAGCAGCTACAGCGGCGGAACGACCATCGCCAATGGCATCCTGGAACTTAACGGCTCCAATGATGCCTCGGGCAAAATCACCGGCGTGATCGGCATCTCCGCCACAGGCACGCTGAAACTCTCCAGTGCGAACGCGCTCGGCTACAACGGCACCCAGGTCACGGCGCTCAACGTGAACGGCGGCCTGATCGACAACGTGGCGGCGGGTGACAACGGCTGGGGCCAGGCCTTCAACCTGACCGGCGGCACGATGCGCTCCAATGGCGGCACCAGCAGCGGCACCGCCACCCAGCTCTTCTCGATCGGCAACGGCACAACCATCAACAGCTTCGCCAGCGCCACCACATCGGTCGTCGCCGGCCGCCTCACCATGCGCCAGTCTTCTACCACGTTTTCCGTAGAAGATGGCACCGCCGCGGTGGATCTCGATGTTTCCGCCGCCATGACGGAGAACGCCACCAACAGTGGGATCGTGAAAACCGGAGCCGGAGTCCTGCGGCTCGGCGGCACGAATAGCTACGCGGGCACCACGACGGTTGCCAACGGCACCTTGAACCTCACCGGTTCGATTGCCGCAGGCGCGGTGACGGTGCAAAGCGGTGGCACCCTTACCGGCACCGGTAATCTTGGCGGTGCGACCACGGTGCAAGGCGGCGGCTCGATCGCGCCGGGCACGAATGCCATCGGTACCCTGACGGTGAACAACGCGCTCACCTTGGCCGGCACCACCCGCATGGAGATCGCCAAAACCGGAACCACTCTCACGGCGGACAAGCTCACCGGCCTCACCACCGTGACCTACGGCGGCACGCTGCAGGTCGCCTCACTGGGGCCGGATGCCTTGGCGGCGGGCGATACGTTCCAGCTATTCAGCGCCACCAGCCGCGCCGGTTCCTTCGCCACGCTCAGCCTGCCGGCGCTTGCCTCCGGCCTTGCATGGGATACCAGCGCTCTGGCCAGCACCGGCTCGATCACCGTGGTCTCCTCCGCCACCGTGGCCTACAATGCCTGGGCCTCGAATCTCACACCGGGAGTCAATGACGCCAAGGACCAGGATCCCGATCGCGACGGACTGAACAATCTCGGTGAATTCGCCTTCGCCAGCAACGCCCTCTCCGGAACCAACACGGGCAAGATCGTGACGAAGGCCTCTGTAATCGGGGGCGAGAAATGCGTCGTCCTCACGCTGCCGGTCCGGAACGGAGCCCAGTTCAGTGGCACGGGGGCGCAGATTTCCGCTCCGGTGGATGGAGTCATCTATCAGATCGAGGGCAGCACGGATTTCGCCATATGGAACCTCGGCATCGCGGAACTGACCGGAACCGCTGCGGATCCCTACAAGGCAAACATGCCAACCTTGGACAACGGCTGGAGCTACCGCTGCTTCCGCACGCTCGGGAATCTCCAAAAGAGCTTCCTGCGCGCAAAAGCCAGCGAAAGCCCAGCAGCCCAATGA
- a CDS encoding L-fucose isomerase, giving the protein MKSASPTVFSSFPKVGIRPTIDGRYGGVRESLEDRTMEMAKSAANLISSTLRNPDGSPVACVIADTCIGGVAEAAAAADKFRREDVGLTLTVTPCWCYGSETMDMDPLHPKAVWGFNGTERPGAVYLAAVLAGHTQKGIPAFGIYGQDVQAATDTSIPEDVSEKILNFARCGLAVANMKGKAYLSMGGTSMGIAGSMVDYAMWEKYFGMRVEDIDMSEFIGRINKGQFDQAEYEKALAWVKEHCKEGDDYNSETTKRSREQLDAEWETNVKMALIARDLMVGNPKLAEKGLHEQARGRHAIAAGFQGQRQWTDHFPNGDFLEAILNSSFDWNGARAPYIVATENDALNGAGMLFGWLLTNTAQIFADLRTYWSLDAIKTASGVELDHELIEDGILHLINSGPAALDGTGQCTDEHGEPAMKAHWDITAEEMTKCLEATTWHPSITEYFPGGGMSTRYKTRGGMPATMIRLNLVDGLGPALQIAEGFTVELPEDVHNSLDQRTNPTWPTTWFSPILTGEGAFTSAYDVMNNWGANHCVMTAGHVGHLYITLASMLRIPVYMHNVEDHRIFRPASWRAFGTADLEGADFRACQTYGPLYGRR; this is encoded by the coding sequence ATGAAGTCCGCGAGCCCCACCGTTTTCAGCTCCTTCCCGAAAGTCGGGATCCGTCCCACCATCGATGGCCGCTACGGCGGCGTCCGCGAGTCTCTCGAAGACCGCACCATGGAAATGGCGAAGTCCGCCGCCAATCTGATTTCCTCCACCCTGCGAAACCCGGACGGCTCCCCGGTCGCGTGCGTGATCGCGGACACCTGCATTGGTGGCGTGGCCGAGGCTGCCGCCGCTGCGGACAAGTTCCGCCGAGAGGATGTGGGCCTCACCCTGACCGTGACTCCCTGCTGGTGTTACGGTTCCGAGACCATGGACATGGACCCGCTGCATCCGAAGGCGGTGTGGGGCTTCAATGGCACCGAGCGCCCGGGCGCGGTCTATCTCGCCGCCGTGCTCGCCGGTCACACCCAAAAGGGCATCCCCGCCTTCGGCATCTACGGCCAGGACGTGCAGGCCGCCACCGACACCTCGATCCCCGAGGATGTCTCGGAAAAAATTCTCAATTTCGCCCGCTGCGGCCTCGCCGTGGCCAACATGAAGGGCAAAGCCTACCTCTCGATGGGCGGCACCTCGATGGGCATCGCCGGCTCGATGGTCGACTACGCGATGTGGGAAAAATACTTCGGCATGCGCGTGGAGGACATCGACATGAGCGAGTTCATCGGCCGCATCAACAAGGGCCAGTTCGACCAGGCCGAGTATGAAAAAGCGCTCGCCTGGGTAAAAGAGCACTGCAAGGAGGGCGACGACTACAATTCCGAAACCACCAAGCGCAGCCGCGAACAGCTCGACGCCGAGTGGGAAACCAACGTCAAGATGGCGCTCATCGCCCGCGACCTGATGGTGGGCAATCCGAAGCTCGCCGAGAAAGGCCTGCACGAGCAGGCGCGCGGCCGCCACGCCATCGCCGCCGGTTTCCAAGGCCAGCGCCAGTGGACCGACCACTTCCCGAACGGCGACTTCCTCGAGGCGATCCTCAATTCCTCCTTCGACTGGAATGGCGCGCGCGCTCCCTACATCGTGGCGACCGAGAACGATGCGCTCAACGGCGCGGGCATGCTCTTCGGCTGGCTGCTGACCAACACCGCCCAGATCTTCGCCGACCTCCGCACCTACTGGAGCCTCGATGCGATCAAGACCGCCTCCGGCGTGGAGCTGGACCACGAACTGATCGAGGATGGCATCCTCCACCTCATCAACTCCGGCCCGGCCGCTCTCGACGGCACCGGCCAGTGCACCGATGAGCACGGCGAACCGGCGATGAAGGCCCACTGGGACATCACTGCGGAAGAAATGACGAAGTGCTTGGAGGCCACCACCTGGCACCCGTCCATCACTGAATACTTCCCCGGCGGTGGCATGAGCACCCGCTACAAGACCCGCGGTGGCATGCCCGCCACGATGATCCGCCTGAACCTCGTCGATGGCCTCGGCCCGGCGCTCCAGATCGCGGAAGGCTTCACCGTCGAGCTCCCGGAGGACGTCCACAATTCCCTCGACCAACGCACCAACCCGACCTGGCCGACCACCTGGTTCTCCCCGATCCTCACCGGCGAGGGTGCCTTCACCAGCGCCTACGATGTGATGAACAACTGGGGCGCGAACCACTGCGTGATGACCGCCGGCCATGTGGGCCACCTCTACATCACGCTGGCCTCGATGCTGCGCATCCCGGTTTACATGCACAACGTGGAGGACCACCGTATCTTCCGCCCGGCCTCCTGGCGCGCCTTCGGCACCGCGGATCTGGAGGGAGCGGACTTCCGCGCCTGCCAGACCTACGGCCCGCTGTACGGCCGCCGCTGA
- a CDS encoding DNA gyrase/topoisomerase IV subunit A yields the protein MMHDPDLHTSLGGMYSDYFLDYASYVILERAVPHVNDGLKPVQRRILHSMDELDDGRYNKVANVVGNTMKYHPHGDTAIGDAMVQLGQKDLLIDTQGNWGNTLTGDGAAASRYIEARLTKFAVDVVFNPKTTEWTPSYDGRNKEPVALPMKFPVLLAQGVEGIAVGLACKILPHNFQELIDACIAALRNEPFTLVPDFPTGGIMDATDYRDGLRGGKVRVRARISAEKKGMLRIVEIPFGTTTGALMDSIVAAADKGKIKIARIEDNTAEHADILVHLPAGADPDTTRDALFAFTDCEMSISPNACVIADGKPQFLGVSDILKRNAEHTRELLKLELEIRLGELAEKWHFSSLEKIFIENRIYRDIEECETWEAVLKAIDDGLKPFKKLLKREVTQDDLVRLTEIKIKRISKFDAFKADEEIKSLEKDIEETEKNLRNLTKFTIRWFEEIRKKYGKERERRTEISSFEKVDRTQVVAATETLYLDRKNGFAGWGLKKEEPLEKCSKLDDLVTFTQDGKMRVVKVAEKVFVGQKPIHVAILRKDEDLVYSMIYRDGKDGAILAKRFKLGGITRDKEYDLTKGTPGTRVLYFALHKSEAESEAQMLLVHLKPALRMRNLIRPLLFSEFAVKGRSSGGNLVTKHAIEKIVRAPKDYDPTVES from the coding sequence ATGATGCACGACCCGGACCTGCACACCTCCCTGGGGGGGATGTACTCGGACTATTTCCTCGATTACGCCAGCTACGTGATCCTGGAACGCGCGGTTCCGCACGTGAATGACGGCTTGAAGCCGGTTCAGCGCCGCATCCTCCACTCGATGGATGAGCTGGATGACGGCCGCTACAACAAGGTGGCGAACGTGGTGGGCAACACCATGAAATACCACCCGCACGGCGACACCGCCATCGGCGATGCCATGGTGCAGCTCGGCCAGAAGGATCTGCTCATCGACACCCAGGGTAACTGGGGCAACACTCTCACCGGCGACGGCGCGGCGGCTTCCCGATACATTGAGGCCCGCCTGACCAAGTTCGCGGTCGATGTCGTCTTCAATCCGAAGACCACCGAGTGGACGCCGAGCTACGATGGCCGCAACAAGGAACCGGTCGCGCTGCCGATGAAGTTCCCGGTGCTGCTCGCCCAGGGCGTGGAAGGCATCGCCGTCGGTCTCGCCTGCAAGATCCTGCCGCACAATTTCCAGGAACTCATCGACGCCTGCATCGCCGCGTTGCGCAATGAGCCGTTCACGCTGGTGCCTGATTTCCCGACCGGCGGCATCATGGATGCCACCGACTACCGAGATGGATTGCGTGGCGGCAAGGTCCGCGTCCGCGCCCGCATTTCCGCGGAAAAAAAGGGCATGCTGCGGATCGTGGAGATCCCTTTCGGCACCACCACCGGCGCGCTGATGGATTCCATCGTGGCGGCCGCGGACAAGGGCAAGATCAAGATCGCGCGTATCGAGGACAACACCGCCGAGCACGCGGACATCCTCGTCCACCTGCCCGCCGGTGCTGATCCGGACACGACGCGCGACGCGCTGTTCGCCTTCACCGACTGCGAGATGTCGATCTCGCCGAACGCCTGCGTGATTGCGGATGGCAAGCCGCAGTTTTTGGGAGTCTCGGACATCCTCAAGCGCAACGCCGAGCATACCCGCGAGCTGCTGAAGCTGGAGCTGGAGATCCGCCTCGGTGAACTGGCCGAGAAGTGGCACTTCAGTTCGCTGGAGAAGATCTTCATCGAGAATCGCATCTACCGCGACATCGAAGAGTGCGAGACGTGGGAAGCGGTTCTCAAGGCCATCGACGACGGCCTCAAGCCGTTCAAGAAGCTGCTCAAGCGCGAGGTGACGCAGGACGACCTCGTCCGCCTCACCGAGATCAAGATCAAGCGCATCTCCAAGTTCGACGCCTTCAAGGCGGACGAGGAGATCAAGTCGCTGGAGAAGGACATCGAGGAAACCGAGAAGAACCTCCGCAACCTCACCAAGTTCACCATCCGCTGGTTCGAGGAGATCCGGAAAAAATACGGCAAGGAGCGCGAGCGCCGCACTGAGATCTCATCGTTCGAGAAAGTCGACCGCACGCAGGTCGTCGCCGCCACCGAGACGCTCTATCTGGACCGCAAGAACGGCTTCGCGGGCTGGGGCCTCAAGAAAGAGGAACCGCTGGAGAAGTGCTCGAAGCTCGATGACCTCGTCACCTTCACCCAGGACGGCAAGATGCGCGTCGTGAAGGTCGCGGAGAAGGTCTTCGTCGGCCAGAAGCCGATCCACGTCGCCATCCTCCGCAAGGACGAGGACCTCGTGTATTCGATGATCTATCGCGACGGCAAGGACGGCGCGATCCTGGCGAAGCGCTTCAAGCTCGGCGGCATCACCCGCGACAAGGAATACGATCTCACCAAGGGCACTCCCGGCACCCGAGTGCTCTACTTCGCGCTGCACAAGAGCGAGGCGGAGAGCGAGGCCCAGATGCTGCTCGTTCATCTCAAGCCCGCGCTGCGGATGCGGAACCTGATCCGTCCGCTGCTGTTCTCCGAGTTCGCGGTCAAGGGCCGCTCCTCCGGCGGGAATCTCGTCACCAAGCACGCGATTGAGAAGATCGTGCGCGCGCCGAAGGACTACGATCCGACGGTGGAGTCCTGA